A segment of the Streptomyces sp. L2 genome:
TCGATAGTCCACAAAAGAATCTTGCTCCTGACTCAGGCTCGGTGTCAGATGCCGAAGCTGCAGGGAAGCCCCAGAGTGAAGATGGTGGAGCCGCCGAGAGCTCAGACGAGGATGAAGATGGCGTCTCGGCAGTTACTGGGGAGGCGATTGTGCGTCGGGTCTATGCACATATTCAAGCATGGCTAAATTCAACTGGCCGCGGCGCTCAAATCATTTTGGTGGACAACGTTCCGCCTGTACCAGTCCAAGAGGATATCGTTGTGCGATTTGGCGGGCCTGAGGGGAGACCCCCGCACGGCCTGATTGACGATGCGTCATCACAGTGACGCTGTCGGCATGAGGCGAGCAAAAGTACCGCGGTCGGCGGAGCGGCTTTGGGGTGGCGCTGCTTTGGCGCGAGTGATCATGGCCCCGTAAGCTTCCGGCGCGTCGGGCAGTCTGTGGACCTGCCCGGTAAAGCACGACGTTGGGGCCATGATCTTCGAGGCTCGCGCCAAAGTGGCTCCGTAAAGCCGCGTAGCCGACCGCCCCCGCCACGACGTACCCCTTCTCTGGCATCCGGTGGCTGCATGCTTTGAGCGCGGCACGGGCGCCGGCCGGGCTGGAGCGGGGCGGAGACAGGAGCGCAGGCCCGGCCGGGGGCCGGGCCGCGCGCGGGGAGCGGAGCGAGCCGCCTTGAACCAGTAGAGAAAATTTGAATCATGCCCGGGGCAGTTGTTGATCAACGTGGCTGCGCACCCGGCGGCGTCTGCTGCCTCGTGGTGTAGAACCCTGGGCATGGGGAGTGAGCGGCGGGAGCGGATGAGGGCGCTTGGTGCGCGTCTTCGTGGTCTGCGTGCTGAGGCTGGCCTGACGGGTGCAGTGCTGGCGCAGCGTGCCGGGGTGGGGCAGCCGACCGTGTCCAAGGTGGAGACCGGGCGCATGGTTCCGAGCCTTGACGTGCTTGACCGGCTCTCGCGTGCCCTCGGTCTCGACGAGTCGACCGCTGAAGAGGTGCGTGACCTCCTGGCCGCCGTGGCGGCTGCGGCAGACTCCGATCAACCGGCAGGCAGCACAACTCCAGTCGCCGGTACAGCCGTCGACGAAGAGGTTCGCTCCGCTCGGCTGGTGCGGTCGTTCCAGTGCGTTGTTCTGCCGGCCATGCTCCAGAGTGCGGAGTACGCCCGGCACGTGTTCGGGAGTGCGCCGAACTCGACGCCTGAGGCGGTCGGTCGGGCTGTCGCTGCCCGGGTGGAGCGGCAGAGCGTGTTGTACGAGTCGGGGCGGGAGTCGGTGTTCGTGCTGACGGAAGCGGTGTTGCGGACGTGGCCGGGGACCCCGGCGCTGATGCTCGCTCAGTTCGACCGGCTGCTTGCTGTCGAGAGCCTGAGCACAGTACAGCTCGGTGTCATTCCCTGGCGCCGGCCGGTTCCGGGACTGCCTCGCCATGGGTTCACGTTGTGCGACCGGCGGGCGGTCGTGGTCGAGACGTTCGACCGTGAGCGGGTGTCGGTCGACTCCGCCGAGGTGGCCGCGTATGAGGAGACGTTCGGTCGCTTCGAACAGGCAGCGGTCTTCGGCGGTGAGGCACGGGAGCTGCTGTTGCGGGTGATGAAGGAGTTCCGCGACCTGGGAGACACCGTCACCCCTTAGAGGAATAATTCCTCAAGATGCCTAGCTGATGGGTTGTCCATGGGAATACCCTGCCGCTGTGCTGTCTAGCCCCCTAGACGAACCGAGGTGTTCTCCCATGCTCTCCAAGTGGTGCCGCGCCTTCCCCGGCCTCGCCGAGGAGGTGGCTCATGCCCGTCACTTCGTTGCCTCCCTCCTTGCCGAACGGGGCCCCGTCGACGACGCCGTCCTGGTCGTGAGCGAGCTCGCGACAAACGCCGTACGGCACTCGCTGAGCGGCGCGGCCGACGGCTGGTTCCTCGTCGTCGTCGGCCTCGGCGATGACCTCGTACGGATCGAGGTGGTCGACCAGGGTGGCGAACGCGTGCCGCACCTGTGCGACGTGACCAGTCAGGCAGAGGGCGGGCGCGGACTGGTGCTGATTGCGGGCTGCGCGAAGGACTGGGGGGTGAAGAACTGGCCCGACGGCCGTTCGGTGTGGGCCGACCTGGAGCGGGAGGGTGTGTAACCGTGCTGCGCTGGACGATGGCCCGCGGCTGCTCTGCCGGTGGTGACGGGTGAGCCCTCGGGGTGTGCCCCGGCGGCGGTCCCGGTTCTATGTGATCGGCGTTCGTACGGGTCGGCGTCTGCCGCCCATTTCGTCTAGGGCCCTAGACTCCTGGTTACTGCTAGGAGGTGAGGTCATGTCGGACGAGCTCCAACGGATCATGGCAATCGATGATCCGTACCTGCTCCTGCGTAAGGTCACGACCCGGTTGGCCGAAGCGCAGCAGGAGGTGACCGAACTGGCTCGCCTCCGCCGTCGCGTGGTGCAGGACCTGCACGCGCAAGGGCTGTCGTACGCGCAGATCGCCGCAAAGGCCGGCCTCAGCCGCGGACGTATTCACCAGATCCGGCACACCGGCCCGGCGCCGGAAGGGGCCTTCCTCGGCCGGGGCGCGGTCACCGTCGCCACGCCGCTGCGGCGCGACGACGAACGCGGGCGGACAGTCGTCGCCGTGGACGACGTCAGTTCCGGCAAGCGGCTGGAGGACCTGGCGCGGTCGTACGGACTCGACGTCACCTCGGAACACGTGCCGGTCACCGGTGAGATAGACCTCAACCGGGACGGCCTGGTCGTCGTCTGCGGTCCGCGCATGTCTCAGGAGATGTGGGACACCTACGCGCAGGATCCGGTGCTGCACTGGGAGCGCGCGGGGGACGGGCCCTGGACGGTTGCGGACCGGAGGACCGGCATCGTCTACCGGTCGGGGCAGGACAGCGATCCGGTCCGGCCGTACGACGTCGGATACCTCGGCAGGCTGTCGCGCCCAGACGGCAAGGGTTCGCTGCTGGCCATCGCCGGTATCCACACGCAAGGTTCCCTCGGCGTGGTGCAGCTCCTCGCCAACGACCTCAACGCGCTGTGGGGACAGGTGGGCGACCATCGGTTCTCCACGCTGGTGGGCGTCGAGTACGACCCGGAGACCAGCGAACCGCAGGCCGTCGAACTGCTCTGCCCCCTGTACCGGCACGATGAAGAGACGTCGGCGTGAGGTTCGCCCTCGCCACGCTGCCCGCTGACCCCGGCCGGGAGAACGAAGACTTCACCGCTGTCTCTCCCGGCGCGGCCGTTCTCCTCGACGGCGCCGGCGTCGGCGGGGCCGAGACCGGGTGCACACATGGTGTCGCCTGGTTCTCCTCGACCCTGGGTGGCCTGCTGCTGCGCAGCATCACCGCGCACCCCGAGCGGCCGCTCGCCGATTGCCTGGCCGACTCGATCGGCCTCGTCCGGTCCCTGCACGAGGACAGTTGCGACCTGGTGTACCGG
Coding sequences within it:
- a CDS encoding helix-turn-helix transcriptional regulator codes for the protein MGSERRERMRALGARLRGLRAEAGLTGAVLAQRAGVGQPTVSKVETGRMVPSLDVLDRLSRALGLDESTAEEVRDLLAAVAAAADSDQPAGSTTPVAGTAVDEEVRSARLVRSFQCVVLPAMLQSAEYARHVFGSAPNSTPEAVGRAVAARVERQSVLYESGRESVFVLTEAVLRTWPGTPALMLAQFDRLLAVESLSTVQLGVIPWRRPVPGLPRHGFTLCDRRAVVVETFDRERVSVDSAEVAAYEETFGRFEQAAVFGGEARELLLRVMKEFRDLGDTVTP
- a CDS encoding ATP-binding protein — translated: MLSKWCRAFPGLAEEVAHARHFVASLLAERGPVDDAVLVVSELATNAVRHSLSGAADGWFLVVVGLGDDLVRIEVVDQGGERVPHLCDVTSQAEGGRGLVLIAGCAKDWGVKNWPDGRSVWADLEREGV
- a CDS encoding sigma-70 family RNA polymerase sigma factor: MSDELQRIMAIDDPYLLLRKVTTRLAEAQQEVTELARLRRRVVQDLHAQGLSYAQIAAKAGLSRGRIHQIRHTGPAPEGAFLGRGAVTVATPLRRDDERGRTVVAVDDVSSGKRLEDLARSYGLDVTSEHVPVTGEIDLNRDGLVVVCGPRMSQEMWDTYAQDPVLHWERAGDGPWTVADRRTGIVYRSGQDSDPVRPYDVGYLGRLSRPDGKGSLLAIAGIHTQGSLGVVQLLANDLNALWGQVGDHRFSTLVGVEYDPETSEPQAVELLCPLYRHDEETSA